The nucleotide window ATGTTGGACTTGATTTCATCCAAATCTCCTCCGGAGTCATTGTTGATATATCGGTACTTTTGTCCCTTGTGTCATGAACATTTTCGCAGTTTTTCAGTCGGCTAGCTACTAGTTACTGCAACCATGCATCTATGACCATTAATCGGTTGTGGTCATTTTGAACCAGTATGAAGAAATTAGACATTAGACATGTTATGATGAAGGTGGCAGCACCGGCTATGAAGAAGATCCGATGAACTCAGTTCGTGGCATCACCTCTTGAATGCCGATATGCAGCTTGGAGGATTGGAGGATACTCGTCACATTCCATGCAAAGCATGGTTCCTCTCGGTGTATACATGTTGCGATGATCTGAGCGAATAAATGATATGCGCAAAAGGCACGATTGGCGAATATTAAGGTTTGTAGTGCGTATGGATAACCATATATCTCTTACTACAAAAATAATCCTTGTGCGTACGCCCGCATTGCATGCCCCGCATGGTTCGTGCCTATATATAGATGTTGCGGTGATTACTAAGCCGAAATTACCGCTCTGGGAGATTCAACGTCTGCAAATCATGACCGGCGGTTGACACTAGTACAGTTACTTGTCTCAACCGCTAAATGGTGTATTATCCTACCGAACCCCGATTTCGTCTCTGTACCGCCGGCGGTTGCTGCCCCACATGAGCCCCGCAACGTCTTTTACCAGATCCAAGTGGTTAACCGTCTACTGGTTGGCCAATACCGCTGTTTACGAGTGTTTTGTGAGGGCCCatttttccctctccattATATATTTGCCTTGTCCCCCACACTGGGCCCCTCGTTTATCCCCCCCGATCAATTATATAGTTCGATTGTCCCACGCCTATTTTTTCGACGGGAATCACAGTCAATATGAGTCAGTTGAATTCTGGCATCGCCCCGCAAATCGAGGCCAAGTCCTACCATGAGACGATTCATGTGGAGCAAGCGGATGATGAACTCAAGGCAGACATGACCCAGTTCAAGGCGGATGCGGTAGAGGCGGAGAATGCCGAACATTCAATGACGGTATTGGAGGCCGTCAAGGCGTACCCTATGGCTTGTTTCTGGGCCTTTGTTATGTCTTTCACGATTGTAAGCTGTCCCCCTTGCCCCGAGGTACGATCAGCTGATTCGTATAGATTATGGAATCCTACGATGTATTCCTCATTGGAAATTTCGTGGCCCTACCCGCCTTCAAAGACCGCTTCGGTATACTCGATGAAACCACCGGCGATTATGTCATAGCGACCAAGTGGCAGTCGGCGCTTCAGATGTCCGGGCAGCTTGGTGCGCTCATTGGCGTTTTCCTTGCAGGTCCACTCACTAGCCGTATTGGATACCGTTGGGCGACTTTGGTTGGCCTCATGCTCATGAATGCGACCATCTTTGTTTCATTCTTTGCCAACTCGctcccactcttcttcactggCCAGCTCCTTGAAGGCATACCCTGGggcatcttcatcgccaaCGCGCCGGCGTATTGCAGTGAGATTGTCCCGATGCGCTTGCGTGCCCCTGCCACTCAGGTCCTGCAAATGTTCTGGGCGATCGGCAGTATCGTCGTCGGTGCCGTCACCTACAGATACAACACTAGGGCTGACACTGCTGCCTACAAGTGCGTATCGTCATTTATGATTCAAGTCTGTCATCAGCTGATGGAAGCAGGATACCAATCGCACTTCAATGGATGTTTCCCACTCCACTCGCTATTCTCATGTTTCTTGCCCCCGAGTCACCTTGGTGGCTTGTCCGAAAGGGACGTCTTGACCAAGCGGCACGCTCAGTAGAGCGTCTAGGGCGCAAATCA belongs to Cryptococcus neoformans var. grubii H99 chromosome 7, complete sequence and includes:
- a CDS encoding MFS transporter, SP family, general alpha glucoside:H symporter; protein product: MSQLNSGIAPQIEAKSYHETIHVEQADDELKADMTQFKADAVEAENAEHSMTVLEAVKAYPMACFWAFVMSFTIIMESYDVFLIGNFVALPAFKDRFGILDETTGDYVIATKWQSALQMSGQLGALIGVFLAGPLTSRIGYRWATLVGLMLMNATIFVSFFANSLPLFFTGQLLEGIPWGIFIANAPAYCSEIVPMRLRAPATQVLQMFWAIGSIVVGAVTYRYNTRADTAAYKIPIALQWMFPTPLAILMFLAPESPWWLVRKGRLDQAARSVERLGRKSRLNAGEVVAMMRRVVELEASTSAPSYIELFRKTDLRRTLIVCGIYGAQNLAGNLIANQAVYFFEQAGMTTNLAFALGLITSALQMVFVMGSWFLTTYFGRRTLYLWGTGVNTALLIALGVAASCGTSTAASYAQASLGLIISVLFTFAAAPVSWVVIGETSAIRLRPLTTGIGRATYYIVEIPCIFLASYMLNPTGGNLGGKCGYVWGATGLFCFVVAFFCLPEMKGRSYREIDLLFKRRTPARKFATTEIGVEDDE